In Dyadobacter sp. NIV53, a single window of DNA contains:
- a CDS encoding cytochrome c — protein sequence MLFRLYISLILMMFGKVCLAQTPEFYKDVQPIIHANCVPCHRTGEAAPFPLITFDDVNKRSKFIKQVITSRYMPPWKADNHYNSFANDRSLSEKDIKTITSWIDAGAPKNKPNLKLEKDIQERVDAGTAYKRKPDLSLRMKDGFQLKGDREERFVMFKIPFELGQEANVEAIEFTSNNKKLIHHANFAIHPVEDMSIDLNNTIDFVDLNGPSADKYYEWVKYKKSMTYYGGWIPGTTVETYPADMGWVMPKRGVILLTVHFAPASLDAESLDGLNIFFKQTPIKRKVKVISLGSGGIGEKDISPPFMLFADEVKSFRLRVANNQPDVSLLYAWPHMHQLGKEFKAYATTAAGDTIQLVHIPSWDFRWQEIYKYKKPLLLPKGAVVHIEGTYDNTTANAMNPHNPPELVMSTGNMRSDQEMLTLLLMYVEREVGDDSIVFKWN from the coding sequence ATGCTGTTTCGATTATATATATCTTTAATTTTAATGATGTTTGGCAAAGTCTGTCTGGCCCAAACCCCCGAATTTTATAAAGATGTACAACCGATAATTCATGCCAATTGCGTTCCTTGCCACAGAACCGGCGAAGCAGCCCCATTTCCGCTCATCACTTTTGATGATGTTAATAAGCGTTCGAAATTTATAAAACAAGTAATTACGAGTCGTTATATGCCGCCCTGGAAAGCGGATAATCATTACAATTCTTTTGCTAATGACCGTTCACTCAGCGAAAAAGACATTAAAACAATTACAAGCTGGATCGACGCGGGAGCTCCGAAAAACAAGCCAAATCTTAAACTTGAAAAAGATATTCAGGAACGGGTAGATGCCGGGACCGCTTATAAACGTAAGCCGGATCTGTCGCTGCGAATGAAAGACGGATTTCAATTAAAAGGTGACCGGGAGGAGCGGTTTGTGATGTTTAAAATACCATTTGAGCTTGGTCAGGAAGCCAATGTGGAAGCGATAGAATTTACTTCCAATAATAAAAAGCTGATCCATCATGCCAACTTCGCCATTCATCCGGTAGAAGATATGTCCATAGATCTGAACAACACCATTGATTTTGTTGATCTGAACGGGCCGTCCGCTGACAAATATTACGAGTGGGTAAAATATAAAAAATCAATGACCTATTATGGAGGCTGGATTCCGGGAACAACAGTGGAAACCTATCCTGCCGACATGGGATGGGTGATGCCAAAAAGAGGAGTTATACTTCTGACTGTACATTTTGCTCCGGCTTCTCTGGACGCAGAAAGCCTGGATGGGCTGAATATTTTTTTCAAACAAACCCCTATAAAAAGGAAGGTAAAAGTGATAAGCCTGGGATCTGGCGGGATTGGAGAAAAAGACATTTCGCCGCCTTTTATGCTCTTTGCCGATGAGGTTAAATCTTTCCGGTTAAGAGTTGCCAATAATCAACCGGATGTGTCGCTGTTATATGCCTGGCCACACATGCACCAGCTGGGTAAAGAATTTAAGGCCTATGCCACTACTGCTGCCGGAGATACTATCCAGCTTGTACACATTCCGTCATGGGATTTTCGCTGGCAGGAAATTTACAAATACAAAAAACCTTTGTTATTGCCCAAGGGAGCAGTTGTGCACATAGAAGGTACCTACGACAATACAACTGCCAATGCCATGAATCCGCACAATCCGCCTGAACTGGTTATGTCGACTGGTAATATGCGGAGTGATCAGGAAATGCTGACTTTGCTGCTGATGTATGTAGAGCGCGAAGTAGGGGACGATTCGATTGTTTTTAAGTGGAATTAA
- the argB gene encoding acetylglutamate kinase, whose translation MSQSLYVVKIGGNVIDNPDACSRFLSDFAKIPFPKILVHGGGKVATQIAAKLQIETQMVEGRRITDKPMLDVVTMVYGGLVNKNLVAQLQSYDCNAIGLTGADGGIIRSIKRPVKTIDYGFVGDIEEVNDNQVKALLNSELVPVIAPLTYSSDGLLLNTNADTMASATAVAMARHYEVNLIYCFEKKGVLSDPDDEDAVITSLTPENYAEYKASGVIYKGMIPKLDNAFAALNDGVGRVTICHADELIKAVESLAGTSISLS comes from the coding sequence ATGTCTCAATCGCTTTATGTAGTAAAAATTGGAGGAAATGTAATTGACAATCCGGATGCCTGTTCCAGATTTCTGAGTGATTTTGCAAAAATACCATTTCCTAAAATCCTGGTGCATGGCGGAGGAAAGGTAGCAACCCAGATCGCAGCAAAACTTCAGATAGAAACACAAATGGTAGAAGGGCGAAGAATTACGGATAAACCGATGCTGGATGTAGTTACGATGGTGTATGGCGGATTGGTCAATAAAAATCTGGTGGCTCAGTTACAATCTTACGATTGTAACGCTATTGGCCTTACCGGTGCAGATGGCGGCATTATCCGTTCAATAAAACGTCCTGTAAAAACAATTGACTACGGCTTTGTTGGCGATATTGAAGAAGTGAATGATAATCAGGTCAAGGCTTTATTGAATAGCGAGCTTGTTCCGGTTATCGCACCGCTTACATACAGCTCCGACGGGTTATTATTAAATACCAATGCGGATACAATGGCTTCTGCAACTGCTGTGGCTATGGCCAGGCATTATGAAGTAAACCTGATTTATTGTTTTGAAAAGAAAGGGGTTTTATCGGATCCTGACGACGAAGATGCAGTAATTACTTCCCTGACTCCGGAAAATTATGCAGAATATAAAGCTTCCGGCGTAATTTATAAAGGTATGATCCCAAAACTGGACAATGCATTTGCTGCTTTAAACGATGGCGTAGGCAGAGTTACGATCTGCCATGCGGATGAATTAATTAAGGCAGTAGAAAGTTTGGCAGGAACCTCCATTTCTCTTTCTTAG
- a CDS encoding cytochrome c biogenesis protein CcdA: MNRIIFLSFLFCTFLVKASSFAQIQKAKAHWTYTFSKNEVKKGETIDLIYTAVIDNEWYMYSSDFDPDLGPMLTTFTYEKNNSFELVGKLKPQNPKEKFEEVWGGKVRYFDKKAVFKQTIKVLADNPAIKGSSEYQTCSHTNGLCIPGNEDFEFKGLKVIAGVTSEPNVGAAKPTDSTVTETSASSNTASTDSIKTADVTSTDSISNSPTNTAEIKTATANAPVTDKSLWAFALAAFAAGLVALLTPCVFPIIPMTVSYFTNQENGKVKALLYGFSIVFIYTLIGTVVSRINGPAFANFLSTHWFPNLLFFAIFFVFGLSFLGLFEIVLPSGFVNKMDAKADKGGYAGIFFMAFTLVLVSFSCTGPIVGSLLVASAGGEVVKPIIGMAAFSSAFAIPFTLFALFPQWLKSLPKSGGWLNTVKVVLGFLELALALKFFSIADQVYHWRLLDREVYLAFWIVIFAMLGFYFLGKIRTPHDSAVESVSVPKLLMAILTFTFVIYMVPGMWGAPLKALAGYLPPQSTLDFDLSKRSTGVSPSASSGEVKKYADLFHLPHELDGFFDYKEALAYAKKVNKPVFIDFTGHGCVNCREMEARVWSDPAVLKRLESDYVIVALYIDDKTELPESEWYTSKYDNKIKKTIGAQNGDLQIVKYNNNAQPHYCLVDHEGNLLVPPKNYDLNPANFAAFLDSGKGIFAKK; the protein is encoded by the coding sequence ATGAACCGTATTATTTTTCTTTCTTTTCTTTTTTGCACATTTCTGGTAAAAGCCAGCTCATTTGCGCAAATTCAAAAAGCCAAAGCACACTGGACTTACACATTTTCAAAAAATGAGGTAAAAAAAGGTGAAACCATAGATCTGATCTACACCGCAGTTATTGACAACGAATGGTACATGTATTCGTCCGATTTTGATCCGGATCTGGGGCCCATGCTTACCACTTTTACTTATGAAAAAAACAATTCATTTGAATTGGTCGGTAAATTAAAACCTCAGAATCCAAAGGAAAAGTTTGAAGAAGTCTGGGGTGGAAAGGTTCGTTATTTTGATAAAAAGGCAGTTTTTAAACAAACTATCAAAGTACTGGCCGACAATCCGGCCATTAAAGGAAGTTCAGAATACCAGACTTGCAGCCATACGAACGGGCTTTGTATTCCGGGTAATGAAGATTTTGAATTTAAAGGACTTAAAGTAATAGCTGGTGTAACTTCGGAACCTAATGTCGGAGCTGCAAAACCAACAGATTCTACGGTCACAGAAACATCAGCTTCTTCAAATACAGCTTCCACTGATTCTATTAAAACTGCCGATGTTACGTCCACTGATTCTATTTCCAATTCGCCGACCAACACTGCTGAAATTAAAACAGCAACGGCCAACGCTCCTGTAACTGATAAATCTTTATGGGCATTTGCCCTTGCCGCATTTGCAGCCGGACTGGTTGCATTGCTCACACCGTGCGTTTTCCCGATCATCCCGATGACAGTCAGTTATTTTACCAATCAGGAAAACGGAAAGGTAAAAGCACTTTTGTACGGCTTTTCAATTGTATTTATTTATACTTTGATAGGAACAGTCGTTTCCCGTATCAACGGGCCTGCTTTTGCTAACTTCCTCAGTACACACTGGTTTCCGAATCTGCTGTTTTTCGCTATCTTTTTTGTTTTTGGTTTATCCTTTCTTGGCCTTTTTGAAATTGTTTTGCCAAGTGGATTTGTAAATAAAATGGATGCAAAAGCCGATAAGGGAGGTTACGCAGGAATTTTCTTTATGGCATTTACGCTGGTTCTGGTTTCCTTTTCGTGTACCGGCCCCATTGTTGGCAGTTTGCTTGTAGCTTCTGCTGGCGGTGAAGTTGTGAAACCTATTATTGGTATGGCAGCTTTTTCATCCGCATTTGCTATCCCGTTTACGCTATTTGCATTATTCCCGCAATGGTTGAAATCTCTGCCGAAATCCGGCGGCTGGCTGAATACGGTAAAAGTGGTTCTGGGATTTCTGGAACTGGCTTTGGCACTCAAATTTTTCAGTATCGCCGATCAGGTTTATCACTGGCGATTGCTTGACAGAGAAGTTTATCTGGCATTCTGGATTGTGATTTTTGCTATGCTGGGTTTTTATTTTTTAGGAAAAATCCGCACACCACACGATTCTGCCGTTGAAAGTGTAAGTGTTCCAAAGCTTTTAATGGCCATTCTGACTTTCACTTTTGTGATCTATATGGTTCCCGGGATGTGGGGTGCACCGTTAAAAGCATTGGCTGGCTACCTTCCTCCGCAATCCACCCTGGATTTTGACCTGAGCAAAAGAAGTACAGGCGTTTCCCCATCGGCTTCGTCCGGAGAAGTGAAAAAATATGCAGACCTGTTTCACTTACCGCATGAACTCGATGGTTTCTTTGATTACAAAGAAGCTTTGGCTTATGCTAAAAAAGTAAACAAACCTGTTTTTATTGACTTTACAGGCCACGGCTGCGTGAATTGCCGTGAAATGGAAGCTCGTGTATGGTCAGATCCGGCCGTGTTGAAACGCCTGGAAAGTGATTATGTAATCGTTGCACTTTATATTGACGATAAAACGGAATTACCGGAATCGGAATGGTATACTTCCAAATATGACAATAAGATCAAAAAAACCATTGGAGCTCAAAACGGTGATTTGCAGATCGTGAAATACAATAACAACGCACAGCCTCATTACTGTCTTGTAGACCATGAAGGAAATCTGCTGGTACCGCCCAAAAACTACGATTTGAACCCTGCCAATTTTGCTGCATTTCTGGATAGTGGAAAAGGAATTTTTGCTAAGAAGTAA
- a CDS encoding AAA family ATPase, whose product MIKRGAQSYIANLLRTFPAVAILGPRQVGKTTLAHLLAAKISPEPIYLDLEIASDLAKLKEPELYFENHDDRTIILDEIQRVPEISLRSIIKKL is encoded by the coding sequence ATGATAAAACGAGGAGCACAATCTTACATAGCAAACTTACTCCGGACATTTCCGGCAGTAGCAATTCTTGGACCACGGCAGGTTGGCAAAACTACATTAGCACATTTACTTGCTGCAAAAATATCTCCTGAGCCAATTTATCTGGATCTTGAAATTGCATCTGATCTTGCCAAACTTAAAGAACCTGAGCTTTATTTTGAGAATCATGACGACAGAACTATCATTCTGGATGAGATACAACGTGTTCCTGAAATATCATTGAGATCAATCATAAAAAAATTGTAG
- a CDS encoding M48 family metalloprotease yields the protein MKMKVQLQILGCLLATGILSGCSKNPVTGKKEIIFMSEDKEKALGAESHPSVVASMGLYDDKNLTAFINEKGKAMGKISHRPEVTYQFFIVDSPVVNAFAVPGGYVYFTRGIMAHFNNEAEFAGVLGHEIGHIAARHSASQQTKQVFTQGVLLAGSVLSPTFRSMADQASQGLGLLLLKYSRDHESQSDELGVEYSSKIGYDAHQMADFFGTLKKISAKSGANIPTFQSTHPDPGNRQVTVEKLATGYQSAHQAKYNVNRDSYLRKIEGLIYGIDPKQGFVEGGQFYHPELKFQFPVPADWQSENTPAQFQMASKDGKAMMLFTLAEGKSLDEAAQAVIKNYSLQVSENNKVTINGNPAIAMVATQVAQGQTAAAANAAQVASWLIQYNGSIYAIHGVAASADFGANFNQFKSVAQGFKALTDPSKLNRQPERIHIKTVQNAGTLREALKANNMPDNKLDDLSILNGMELTAKVEKGMLIKTLGN from the coding sequence ATGAAAATGAAAGTTCAGTTACAAATTCTTGGTTGTCTTTTGGCAACCGGGATCTTATCAGGATGCTCAAAAAATCCGGTGACAGGAAAAAAGGAGATTATCTTCATGTCCGAGGACAAAGAGAAAGCATTAGGCGCCGAATCTCATCCTTCTGTTGTAGCATCTATGGGGTTGTATGACGATAAAAACCTGACTGCATTTATAAATGAAAAAGGTAAGGCTATGGGCAAAATTTCGCACCGGCCGGAAGTAACTTATCAGTTTTTTATTGTTGATTCCCCGGTTGTAAATGCCTTTGCCGTCCCTGGCGGTTACGTTTATTTCACCAGAGGAATTATGGCGCACTTCAATAATGAAGCAGAATTTGCAGGCGTTTTAGGCCACGAAATCGGTCATATTGCTGCACGTCATTCTGCCAGTCAGCAGACTAAGCAGGTTTTTACCCAAGGTGTTTTATTGGCAGGCTCTGTTCTGTCTCCAACTTTTAGGAGCATGGCTGACCAGGCTTCACAAGGTTTGGGTTTATTATTGCTGAAATACAGCCGTGATCATGAAAGCCAATCGGATGAACTGGGCGTGGAATATTCAAGCAAGATTGGATATGATGCACATCAAATGGCTGATTTTTTTGGAACATTGAAGAAAATCAGTGCTAAGAGCGGAGCAAATATTCCAACTTTCCAGTCGACACACCCTGATCCAGGCAATCGCCAGGTAACGGTAGAAAAACTTGCAACCGGCTATCAGAGTGCACATCAGGCAAAATACAATGTGAACCGTGATAGTTATTTACGCAAAATTGAAGGACTTATTTATGGTATTGATCCAAAACAGGGATTTGTTGAAGGCGGACAATTTTATCATCCGGAGCTGAAATTTCAGTTTCCTGTCCCTGCTGACTGGCAGTCTGAAAATACACCCGCACAATTCCAGATGGCTTCTAAGGATGGAAAAGCCATGATGCTGTTTACATTGGCTGAAGGAAAATCACTGGATGAAGCAGCACAGGCCGTGATCAAAAATTATAGCCTGCAGGTATCAGAAAATAATAAAGTGACCATTAATGGAAATCCTGCAATTGCTATGGTTGCAACGCAGGTAGCACAGGGACAAACGGCTGCCGCAGCCAATGCAGCACAGGTTGCAAGCTGGCTGATCCAATATAACGGTTCTATTTATGCTATTCACGGAGTTGCAGCAAGTGCAGATTTCGGAGCAAATTTTAATCAGTTCAAATCAGTTGCACAGGGATTTAAAGCATTGACGGATCCTTCTAAATTAAACCGTCAACCTGAACGGATTCACATCAAAACGGTACAAAATGCCGGAACATTACGTGAAGCATTAAAAGCCAACAATATGCCAGACAATAAACTTGATGATTTGTCAATCCTGAATGGAATGGAGCTGACGGCAAAAGTTGAAAAGGGAATGCTGATCAAAACACTTGGGAATTAA
- a CDS encoding TIGR01777 family oxidoreductase, whose protein sequence is MSQKILITGGTGLIGKRLTEMLLLKGYEVAYLSRKKKDIPSVKVFEWNVEKGYIEEGALENLDYLIHLAGEGVADGRWTEERKKVIISSRTETIGLIGKKLKEKNILPKALISASGSNYYPEGDQHHTEGSPAGNGFLSHVTIEWEKAANSIKELGVRTVILRTGVVLSNKGGAIPQMALPAKFGFGAPLGTGKQYISWIHIDDICSMYLAAIENETWNGVYNAIAAPPVTNEELTKQICIALDKPQWFPNVPAFALKLAFGEMAHVVLGSNYVVNKRIKEETDFKYKFADLDVALKEVLSK, encoded by the coding sequence ATGAGCCAGAAAATATTGATTACCGGCGGAACCGGCTTAATAGGAAAACGATTAACAGAAATGTTACTGCTAAAAGGATATGAAGTAGCTTATCTGAGCAGAAAAAAGAAAGATATTCCGTCGGTAAAAGTGTTTGAATGGAATGTTGAAAAAGGATATATAGAAGAAGGAGCACTTGAAAATCTGGACTATCTCATACATTTGGCGGGAGAAGGTGTAGCAGATGGCCGCTGGACGGAAGAACGTAAAAAAGTAATTATTTCGAGCCGTACTGAAACAATCGGATTGATTGGAAAAAAGTTAAAAGAAAAGAATATTTTACCAAAAGCACTTATTTCAGCATCCGGAAGCAATTATTATCCCGAAGGCGACCAACATCATACAGAAGGATCACCAGCTGGTAATGGCTTTTTGTCACATGTTACAATTGAATGGGAAAAGGCAGCAAATTCAATCAAAGAGCTTGGTGTAAGAACTGTAATTCTGCGTACCGGGGTCGTATTGAGTAATAAAGGCGGTGCTATTCCTCAAATGGCTTTGCCGGCAAAATTCGGATTCGGCGCTCCGCTGGGTACCGGTAAGCAATATATTTCATGGATTCACATTGATGATATTTGCTCCATGTATCTGGCTGCAATTGAAAATGAAACATGGAACGGAGTTTATAACGCTATTGCCGCTCCACCAGTTACAAATGAAGAATTAACAAAACAGATATGCATCGCGCTTGACAAACCGCAATGGTTTCCAAATGTTCCTGCTTTTGCACTCAAACTGGCTTTTGGGGAAATGGCTCATGTCGTCCTCGGCAGTAATTATGTAGTCAACAAGCGTATTAAAGAAGAAACGGATTTCAAGTATAAATTCGCTGACTTGGATGTGGCGTTGAAAGAAGTTCTTTCTAAATGA
- a CDS encoding M61 family peptidase, with translation MHYQISVTDPDSHLLSIIYTIPDIVSNYIEVQLPAWRPGRYEIQNFAKNIQFIEAISRSGQKLLLTKLTKDRWRVETEGESEVQIRYSYYSAVQNAGTSYVDNELWYLNFINFCMYTEGRINDPCIVKLDLPEGFDIACGLSPFWEIVNNIPTVYGGILAAGNFYELVDSPLLASANLQKCEYKAGRISFTVWIQGNLLPDWKRIENDFQRFSEEQIATMREFPESNYHFLNLILPTAYYHGVEHRNSTMIVLGPDDEGEGLYTDLLGVSSHELFHAWNIIRIRPKELLPYDFTKENYFRTCFVAEGCTTYYGDLFLKRAGIFDEEAYIKELQVYMKRHFESSAASTQSLTDSSFDLWLDGYEKGIPNRKVSVYQKGALVSLILDLYIRKKQTISSH, from the coding sequence ATGCACTATCAAATTTCTGTAACCGATCCTGATTCACATCTTCTATCTATTATTTACACAATCCCTGACATTGTTAGTAATTACATTGAAGTACAGCTTCCGGCATGGAGGCCAGGACGTTACGAAATTCAGAATTTTGCCAAAAATATTCAATTTATTGAAGCCATTTCACGATCCGGTCAGAAACTATTGCTTACCAAACTAACCAAAGATCGCTGGCGTGTTGAAACCGAAGGGGAAAGTGAAGTTCAGATTCGGTATTCATATTATTCTGCTGTTCAAAATGCAGGTACCAGTTATGTCGATAACGAGTTGTGGTATCTTAATTTTATCAATTTCTGTATGTATACAGAAGGGCGGATCAATGATCCATGCATAGTTAAATTAGATTTACCGGAAGGGTTTGATATTGCTTGTGGTCTTTCTCCGTTTTGGGAAATCGTTAACAATATTCCTACTGTATACGGCGGTATTTTGGCTGCCGGGAATTTCTATGAACTCGTAGATAGTCCGTTACTTGCATCAGCAAATTTGCAGAAATGTGAATACAAAGCGGGCAGAATTTCTTTTACCGTGTGGATACAGGGAAATTTACTTCCTGACTGGAAACGTATAGAAAATGATTTTCAAAGATTTTCCGAAGAACAAATTGCCACGATGCGGGAATTTCCCGAAAGCAATTACCACTTTCTGAACCTGATCCTGCCAACTGCTTACTATCACGGTGTAGAGCATCGCAATTCGACTATGATCGTACTTGGGCCGGATGATGAAGGAGAAGGGTTATATACGGATCTGTTGGGTGTTAGTTCCCATGAATTATTTCATGCCTGGAATATTATCAGGATTCGTCCCAAAGAACTTTTACCTTATGATTTTACTAAAGAAAATTATTTCCGGACCTGTTTTGTTGCCGAGGGTTGCACCACTTATTATGGAGACCTATTTCTGAAACGAGCCGGCATTTTTGATGAAGAAGCTTACATTAAAGAATTGCAGGTTTATATGAAGCGGCATTTTGAAAGCAGTGCGGCTTCTACGCAATCGCTGACCGATTCATCTTTTGATCTGTGGTTGGATGGTTATGAAAAAGGAATTCCAAACCGCAAAGTCTCAGTTTATCAAAAAGGTGCTTTGGTATCACTCATCCTGGATCTATATATTAGAAAAAAACAGACCATAAGCAGTCATTAG
- a CDS encoding acetyltransferase has product MENPVLIFGAGDLGVQALDIFKRNHVLVYGLLDDNKELHGKEFVDVSVLGDTEDSGFLNIIGPKCEAFIAIGERSVRERLVETLNDERKMMPVNAIHDTSVISEMAEIGHGNLIAARVTIGPKTKIGSHCLVQTSSVLDTWVKVGDFVTIGAGAVINDRVIIGDGAFIGSGAIIISGIEIGKNARIGAGSVVIENVPAKATYFGNPAKKV; this is encoded by the coding sequence ATGGAAAACCCGGTTTTAATTTTTGGCGCAGGCGATCTTGGAGTACAGGCATTGGATATTTTTAAACGTAATCATGTACTGGTATATGGCCTGCTGGACGACAATAAGGAATTGCATGGAAAAGAGTTTGTCGATGTAAGTGTTTTGGGAGATACCGAGGATAGTGGATTTCTTAATATTATAGGCCCGAAATGTGAAGCATTCATTGCCATTGGCGAACGTTCTGTGCGTGAACGACTGGTAGAAACGCTGAACGACGAGCGGAAAATGATGCCTGTCAATGCAATTCATGACACTTCTGTTATTTCTGAAATGGCAGAAATCGGACATGGAAACCTGATTGCAGCCAGGGTAACCATTGGACCGAAAACGAAAATTGGCAGTCATTGTCTTGTTCAGACATCATCTGTACTTGACACCTGGGTAAAAGTCGGTGATTTTGTAACTATAGGGGCAGGAGCTGTAATTAATGACAGGGTAATAATTGGAGACGGCGCATTTATCGGATCAGGTGCGATAATCATTTCCGGGATTGAAATTGGCAAAAATGCCCGTATTGGAGCCGGATCAGTGGTAATAGAAAATGTACCGGCCAAAGCCACTTACTTTGGTAATCCGGCTAAGAAGGTCTGA
- a CDS encoding DUF177 domain-containing protein: MKELTKYNIDIYGLEDKRYDYDLESGDTFFEELDQDLIEKGHFKTHVELNKSATMIQLHFHTEGSVELICDRSLEPFEEPVISDERLILKFGDHNEELTDEIEIINRNTPRINIARYIFEFIVLSLPVKKIHPDLRTEDETDLSDEDEVILVYSSEIADDSDDEENQEKTDPRWEALKKLKGE, from the coding sequence GTGAAAGAGCTAACTAAATACAACATAGACATTTACGGCTTGGAAGACAAGCGGTATGATTATGATTTGGAGTCGGGAGACACGTTTTTTGAAGAATTAGACCAGGATCTTATTGAGAAAGGGCATTTCAAAACGCATGTTGAGCTGAATAAATCAGCTACAATGATCCAGCTTCATTTTCATACGGAAGGAAGTGTCGAACTGATTTGTGACCGCAGTCTTGAACCATTTGAAGAGCCGGTAATTTCTGATGAACGACTCATTTTGAAATTTGGCGATCATAATGAAGAACTGACTGATGAGATTGAAATTATAAACCGAAATACACCGCGCATTAATATTGCCAGATACATTTTCGAATTTATAGTGCTTTCTCTACCAGTAAAAAAGATTCATCCCGATCTGCGTACCGAAGATGAAACTGACCTGTCTGATGAAGACGAAGTGATACTCGTTTATTCTTCTGAAATTGCAGATGACAGTGACGATGAAGAAAATCAGGAGAAAACAGACCCACGTTGGGAAGCATTAAAAAAGTTGAAAGGAGAGTAA
- the rpmF gene encoding 50S ribosomal protein L32 yields the protein MAHPKRKISKTRRDTRRAHDFLTGKQLGVDASTGEIHQFHRAHVHEGNLVYRGKVVVENYAKTV from the coding sequence ATGGCACATCCTAAACGGAAAATTTCCAAAACCCGTCGCGATACACGCAGAGCTCATGACTTCCTAACTGGCAAGCAATTAGGAGTTGACGCTTCAACAGGTGAAATACACCAGTTCCACCGTGCACACGTACACGAAGGAAACTTGGTTTACAGGGGTAAAGTAGTAGTTGAGAATTATGCCAAAACGGTTTAA
- the plsX gene encoding phosphate acyltransferase PlsX: protein MKIAVDAMGGDLAPQAIVEGVIQAASELPSEARIVLIGRQNVILDIFSQNNYIPTNIDIIHAEDVIEMGEHPTKALSQKPNSSIGTGFKLLKEKEVDIFCSAGNTGAMHVGALFSIKAIEGVIRPAIAGFVPQIGGGHAIMLDIGANADCKPEVLAQFGEIGSLFAQYTFQIDRPRVALMNIGEEEQKGSLTSQATYPLLKQNKKINFIGNIEGKDLFKNKADVIVTDGFTGNILFKMGESLYEIARERGIQDDFIDQTNYESIGGSSIIGVNGNVMIAHGISSPLAIKNMIGWAYKQVKSKAYLHIAQALN from the coding sequence ATGAAAATTGCGGTAGATGCTATGGGGGGAGATTTAGCTCCACAAGCTATTGTTGAAGGGGTTATACAAGCCGCTTCGGAACTACCATCGGAGGCAAGGATTGTGTTAATCGGCAGGCAAAACGTCATTTTGGATATATTTAGCCAAAATAACTATATCCCGACGAATATTGATATTATTCATGCGGAAGATGTCATTGAGATGGGTGAACACCCTACCAAAGCACTTTCACAAAAACCTAATTCCAGTATAGGAACAGGTTTCAAGCTTCTTAAAGAGAAAGAAGTGGACATTTTCTGCAGCGCTGGTAACACCGGGGCCATGCATGTAGGTGCACTTTTTAGTATTAAAGCTATTGAAGGAGTTATACGGCCTGCTATTGCGGGATTTGTCCCTCAGATTGGCGGAGGCCACGCTATCATGCTTGATATCGGTGCCAATGCGGATTGTAAACCGGAAGTATTAGCTCAGTTCGGAGAAATCGGATCGCTTTTTGCCCAATATACCTTTCAAATCGACCGTCCCCGCGTAGCACTCATGAATATTGGTGAGGAAGAACAAAAAGGTTCTTTAACTTCTCAGGCTACCTACCCACTGCTTAAACAAAATAAAAAAATTAATTTTATTGGAAATATTGAAGGAAAAGACCTCTTCAAAAACAAAGCAGATGTAATTGTTACAGATGGCTTCACCGGTAATATTTTGTTTAAAATGGGAGAGTCATTATATGAAATAGCGCGCGAAAGAGGTATACAGGACGATTTTATTGATCAGACTAATTACGAGTCCATTGGCGGAAGTTCAATTATTGGAGTTAATGGAAATGTCATGATCGCACATGGGATTTCTTCACCGCTGGCTATTAAAAATATGATCGGATGGGCATACAAGCAAGTGAAGTCCAAGGCTTATCTGCACATTGCCCAGGCTTTAAATTAG